Proteins encoded together in one Rana temporaria chromosome 6, aRanTem1.1, whole genome shotgun sequence window:
- the LOC120944417 gene encoding putative olfactory receptor 2B3 → MSSKNETPVKEFILLGLSSEPGTQTILFVAFFVIYIIILVGNILIITVTTTDRCLQTPMYFFLTNLSFMDICVSTTSVPRMLKDLLAEKKTISYAECVAQMYISLSLGECECILLAVMAYDRYIAICYPLHYTTVINRLVCIRIALGTWICGFLLSVCHVILTLNINLCGQNEINHFLCEVPEVLSLGCEDIVIVEYVIFIVGVLILIIPVTFICLSYIRIILNILKITSVAGQKKAFSTCGSHMIVVTMFYGSAMAVYMKSRSTSSADMDKMITVFYFIITPMLNPLIYTLRNKEVKSALRKFGNNNLFSAEF, encoded by the coding sequence ATGTCTTCCAAAAATGAAACACCGGTGAAAGAATTTATTCTCCTCGGGCTTTCCAGTGAACCAGGGACACAAACTATACTTTTTGTTGCTTTCTTTGTAATATACATCATTATTTTGGTTGGTAatatcctcatcatcactgtaaCCACCACAGATAGATGTCTTCAGACtcctatgtatttttttcttactaACCTTTCCTTCATGGACATCTGTGTCTCTACAACAAGTGTCCCGAGAATGTTAAAAGATTTACTGGCAGAGAAGAAGACCATTTCTTATGCTGAGTGTGTAGCACAAATGTACATATCTCTTTCATTGGGTGAATGTGAGTGCATTCTGCTTGCAGTCATGGCTTACGATCGTTACATAGCTATATGTTATCCACTGCATTACACTACAGTTATAAACAGATTGGTTTGTATTAGAATTGCTTTGGGAACTTGGATATGTGGCTTTCTTTTATCAGTGTGTCATGTTATTCTAACCCTGAATATTAATCTCTGTGGACAGAATGAAATCAATCATTTTCTGTGTGAAGTTCCAGAAGTCTTATCACTGGGGTGTGAGGACATTGTGATCGTTGAGTATGTGATTTTTATTGTAGGGGTGCTGATACTTATTATACCTGTCACTTTTATATGTTTGTCTTATATAAGAATTATACTAAACATCTTAAAGATAACTTCTGTGGCAGGACAGAAGAAAGCTTTTTCCACGTGTGGCTCACACATGATAGTGGTAACAATGTTTTATGGTTCAGCAATGGCTGTGTATATGAAATCAAGGTCAACATCTTCCGCAGACATGGACAAAATGATTACAGTCTTTTATTTTATAATCACTCCAATGTTAAATCCGCTGATCTATACACTTAGGAACAAGGAAGTGAAGTCAGCTTTAAGGAAGTTTgggaataataatttattttctgCAGAATTCTAA